Within the Salinimonas marina genome, the region GCCCGCTCAGAAACATGTGTCACCTCAGGCGGCACGTGCCTTACTGGCGAAGTTAACCGAGCAGCGTGAGGTGGATGTCGGCAAGCTGGATGTAGAGTGGCTGGAGCGGTTATATGCGGTACTTAACATTGCCCGGGAACTGGTGACCTTGATCGGCGGTTTGTTGTTTATCTCGGTGGTATTGATTATTGGGAATACAATAAGGCTGAATATCCTAAGCAAGCGGGATGAAATTCTGGTGATGAAGCTGGTGGGGGCCACCGATGCGTTTATCCACCGTCCTTTTTTATATACCGGTTTCTGGTATGGTCTGTTAGGCGGGCTCATTGCCTGGTTTGCGGTCATCCTTATCCTGTGGTGGATGGACAGCAGCATTCAGGCGTTTGCCAGCTTATATCAAAAGCAATTTAATATTACCGGGTTAACCGGCACCGCGCTGCTGACTATGTTGGGCCTGTCGGTGCTGCTGGGGCTGGTGGGATCGGTCATTTCAGTTCAGCGTCATGTACGTGAAATCGAGCCGCGGTAATGATTATCTGCGGTCATGCCAACGGGCCGCGCTAAAGTATCTGGCCGCCACGTATTTTTTGCTAAAAACGTGTTGCTAAAAACGGGCTAGAGTGAACGGGTGGTCGGGAAGTACGATGACATCGTGCTTCTGACGCTATTGCCCCAGACGATGGCCTGATTGTACAAACTATGCAGCTGTTTCTGATCAATATCTAATGCTTTGGATTGCTTGATAACATTGAGCCACAGCGCGCTTTCAAACGCCCTGACTAATGCCAGGTAATGATTGAACTCGCTCGATTTACCCAGTAATGCATTGTTGACTTCATCCACCAGCGGCAGCTGTTTTAAGATGCCAGGCATGTCCTGATCCAATAAGGCATCAAGTAGCGAAAACAAACCAATCAAAAAACCTACCGGAGGGTCGGTTCTCTGTCCTCGCTGTTGCGCCAGCAAATCAAAAAATTTGGCTCTGACCAGCGACATATGAATCACTTCCAGCGGTTTCTCATCACCCAGATGCGCCAGGGACAACAAGGCAATAAACTTTTTGATTTCTACCTCACCCATATAGTTCAGCGCATGTTTAAGCGATGAGATTTCATGGCGTTTATTGATGGTGGGGTTGTTGATAAAACGCAGTAATAGATAGCTCAGGGCAGCATCGCGTTCAATAATCTGATTGATCCGGTTGATATCAAAATCTTCTGCCGAGCTTTCGCCCATCAAGTCCACCAGGTTCATTTTCGAGGCCGGCAGCTGCCGGGCTATCCTGGCCTCAGGCTGAGCAAAAAAATAGCCCTGGAACAAGTCAAATCCCAGCTCCCGACACTGGGTAAACGCATCATGGGTACCGACATTTTCGGCAATGAGCTTAACATTGGCATCGGCAAAACGGGGCAAGCGGCGAGTCACATAGTCCGCCCGAATTTTGCCAATATCAACTTTGACGATATCCAAAAGCGGTAGGATGGCGCTTTGGCTACTCAGCATCATGGGATCATCCAACGCAATCTGATAGCCTAATTGTTTAATATGTTTGCAAGCTTCAATGAGCCCGGAGCCATGGTCCGGACTTTCAGATAATTCCACCACTACTCTTTGAGGATCTAAATTGGTGGGGAACCGGCTGATCAGCGTCTCGGCTCTAAAATTGATGAATGACATCTTTTGAGCACTCATATCGTCCAGACCCAGGGGATTGAAACGCTCGGCGATAGCCGCGACTTTCTCTGACGTGGCATCAGGAAAGCAGCCACCCTTACCATCTCGAAACAACAGTTCGTAGGCAAATACATCCTTTTGGCAGTCCAGAATGGGCTGGCGAGCGATAAACGCAAACATTCCTATATTTCTTCCTACAGGGACAACGGCGCAGATGCGCATTGCATTTTATTTTAAAGTATAGATGCACTGTACCCTAGCGACCCGACGCAATCCAGCGTAAAAATTCACCGGCTAACATTGTCTAAAAATGAACATCATTCATAGCAAGCACCGGTTACTACTAGGGTGCGCGCAACAAATCTGCCGCGCTAACCGCATCAAACTCAGACAATGAAGACTGATGTAAGTATAGCGAGTTTAACCCAAAGCGCCTTATTAACCATTTGTAATACCCGTCGTGCCAATCGCATCGGTCTGGCAGGCCCGAGACCGCGGCGTGTGTAATTTTGCCAGAGCCAGGCAAATGCGCCGAACGGGGGCAGTCCACGTGGCCGGGCCGGCGCCACCGCAAGGTCACTAGAATACGTGTTATGGGATTTTGAGCCAGACTACATAAGTTTAATGTTTGCAGGTATTTTCACCACTGGTCAGTATTTTATCGTTACGACATTGGGGTTATTAACGCCTGGCGAAAAACAAGCTGGAAGGTGCGCCGTGAGAACGGCACGAAACCTGCGCCTAAGCCGCACAGTGACGCCTTTTTTCCACACTCGCCGGTGGTGGAGCCTGCCTCTGTGAATAGATTACAAGTGTAGCGCAAGCCTGACTGTGGCGGTTTATCCGCATGGATATCGACCTTAAACGACAACCGGCCATGGCGGCCACTGGTACGGGTCAGATTACCTGTGGGCCGCTGACACCAAGGGGGTGGGCGGTTGAAGCAATGTCCTCAAAGTGGCTGGTCGGCTACGGTGGTAACCATAAAAACATTCGGCCCTGGTGGTTCATGGCATGTGACTTGCTGCGCTAGGGATGCACAATCGAAAGTAGACCAGTATCGATGCCTGCGCCGATCTTAATGGTTTGGGGCAGGCTGCGTTGCCACTTTATTTATGTTGGTCTACCTTGCATATGGATTACTTTAAAAGGCTTTTTCTTTTTGGAACTTTTTTGGTAATTTTCGGGTCTTGGTAGTTGTCAATTTGACAATAAGCCCCTACATTGCAATACGGCGAATGTCTATGTTCGCAAAGTGGCATTGGAGTTGGTACAATGGTGTGCTTAACTAACTGAGGTGATTATGAGCAAAACAATGCAATCAATGGCCCTTTCCGTTCCGCATAACGGTAGCATCGAAGGCTACATGCAGGCAGTCAGCTCGATAGACATGCTGTCGGCTGAAGAGGAACGTTCTCTGGCGTTGAAACTTCGTGAAGATGAAGATCTGGAATCAGCACGTAAGCTGGTTATGTCTCATCTGCGCTTTGTTGTGCATATCGCTAAATCCTATTCAGGTTATGGATTACCTCAGGCTGATCTTATTCAGGAAGGTAACATTGGCCTGATGAAAGCCGTTAAGCGTTTCGACCCGTCGGTTGGCGTGCGGTTGGTTTCATTTGCCGTTCACTGGATTAAAGCCGAGATTCACGAGTTTGTACTGAAAAACTGGCGCATCGTTAAAGTAGCCACTACCAAAGCCCAGCGTAAATTATTCTTTAATCTGCGTAAGGCGAAAAAACGGTTAGGTTGGTTTACCCATGACGAAGTGCAAAAAGTAGCTGATGAGCTGGGTGTAAGCACCAAAGAGGTGCTGCAAATGGAAGCTCGTATGAGTAGTCAGGATCAGGCATTTGACTTAAGTGCTGATGATGATGAAAACGGCAGCTTTGCCCCGGTCCAGTTTTTAGAAGACAAAACCACGGATGTGGAAACTGATGTGATTAATCAGGACTGGGACTCAAATGCCAACCGGCGTTTGCATTCAGCAATTAAAACGCTGGATGCCCGTAGTCAGGATATCATCGAAACACGCTGGTTAGCGGACAATAAAATTACGTTGCAGGATTTGGCTGATAAGTATCAGGTTTCTGCTGAGCGGGTCCGTCAGATTGAAAAAAATGCAATGAAAAAATTGCAGTCGGCGATGGTGGTCTGATAATCCATTAGCCCTAAAAAAAGCGCCCACCGGCGCTTTTTTTTGTGCGTAAAATTCAGGCTAAATAGCGCCCAATCTTAGACGTACGGCGATCATAGACGCACGCCGACCACGATGACTACTTTTCGGGCCTTTTCTATGGCCACTTTCTTGCCCGGTTCGCCACCGCCTAACAGCATGATGCGGGTGGCGCCAGCCGTGAAAGGGGTGCCGATGGTGGTCATGACACAGCGTCACCGGGGGCGGTTGCCGGTAGCACCCAGTACACGCCTTTAAACTCAGCCACCGGACTTTCATCATCCAAAATATCCACCTGAATGGTGAACCGACTTTTTTTATCCTTCTCCACCAGACTGAACTTGCCCTGCAACGACTCAATATTGCAGATGGCCCGGGGTTTCATGGTAACCGGT harbors:
- the ftsX gene encoding permease-like cell division protein FtsX → MSLLFKGRPQGASDARVGLWQMLSMLVISHIRQALNSLGELWRQPAASLMTIGVLGLSITLPSTLYILVKNTEKITAGWEQVSEISLFLESQTNTGSAQQLITRIKTWPEVDKVTYIPADDALKEFQQLSGLGDAMAYLKSNPLPDVVLVTPAQKHVSPQAARALLAKLTEQREVDVGKLDVEWLERLYAVLNIARELVTLIGGLLFISVVLIIGNTIRLNILSKRDEILVMKLVGATDAFIHRPFLYTGFWYGLLGGLIAWFAVILILWWMDSSIQAFASLYQKQFNITGLTGTALLTMLGLSVLLGLVGSVISVQRHVREIEPR
- the rpoH gene encoding RNA polymerase sigma factor RpoH translates to MSKTMQSMALSVPHNGSIEGYMQAVSSIDMLSAEEERSLALKLREDEDLESARKLVMSHLRFVVHIAKSYSGYGLPQADLIQEGNIGLMKAVKRFDPSVGVRLVSFAVHWIKAEIHEFVLKNWRIVKVATTKAQRKLFFNLRKAKKRLGWFTHDEVQKVADELGVSTKEVLQMEARMSSQDQAFDLSADDDENGSFAPVQFLEDKTTDVETDVINQDWDSNANRRLHSAIKTLDARSQDIIETRWLADNKITLQDLADKYQVSAERVRQIEKNAMKKLQSAMVV
- a CDS encoding EAL and HDOD domain-containing protein; this encodes MFAFIARQPILDCQKDVFAYELLFRDGKGGCFPDATSEKVAAIAERFNPLGLDDMSAQKMSFINFRAETLISRFPTNLDPQRVVVELSESPDHGSGLIEACKHIKQLGYQIALDDPMMLSSQSAILPLLDIVKVDIGKIRADYVTRRLPRFADANVKLIAENVGTHDAFTQCRELGFDLFQGYFFAQPEARIARQLPASKMNLVDLMGESSAEDFDINRINQIIERDAALSYLLLRFINNPTINKRHEISSLKHALNYMGEVEIKKFIALLSLAHLGDEKPLEVIHMSLVRAKFFDLLAQQRGQRTDPPVGFLIGLFSLLDALLDQDMPGILKQLPLVDEVNNALLGKSSEFNHYLALVRAFESALWLNVIKQSKALDIDQKQLHSLYNQAIVWGNSVRSTMSSYFPTTRSL